In Dermacentor andersoni chromosome 4, qqDerAnde1_hic_scaffold, whole genome shotgun sequence, the following proteins share a genomic window:
- the LOC126536892 gene encoding teneurin-m-like isoform X2, which translates to MDSLHRRPYASSESWPESPPEPAPAVPPRNAYAEPPSYSETTGPMVPPAASRVNPQLIIEAPPAASTSLAAALTQRLRPRSGWQWACLALAALAATLAAALAYVAAAGPAAKPCVLLDAAAESLSASAPPPPHLHNNNNQQQQQHNQQQHNQQHQHNQQQPAAREPCRPPAQADAYTEVELGARLTHHLEAHDAWNVRFEQPEAAFVRFNVTAPQGARLALLARRNEPPSLTARDVAEVVATAGGHRSAVLEEVDLIHFLEPGTWFLSLINDDPLPVSLALQPAIARDVPTSCPSQCHGHGSCRLGQCHCFPGYIGLDCADSVCPVLCSGHGRLVQGRCRCEPGWKGAECAVRDDLCELPDCSGHGRCVRGRCICEPGFGGDNCERPDCPDPECGSRGACVQGRCWCKPGWRGANCSDADERLSRCLPDCSAHGVYDLERESCVCFEQWTGDDCSRAKCELDCGSRGRCEEGHCTCEPGWTGGRCELRECDQRCLQHGQCNNGTCVCIQGWMGQHCTLDGCPEGCHSHGQCVRDGERWRCACLAGWAGRDCSVPQETQCSDKADNDKDGLVDCADSECCYRPECSESLLCLSSPEPQDILLRKQPPAVTASFYQRMKFLIEEDSVQSYSHRDEYSESRVSVIRGRVTGKEGNGIVGIRVSVATDPQFGFTLTRNDGWFDILVNGGGAVTLQFQRNPFHPIKRTVLVPWNTIVVMGHVEMAVLGGEPAEEGGRRLQQAACEAHSYQRMQPVLYQSARPTGGCGGSAVLAESRELQETLQVPGSGLQLVYRSGQAQGYLATLHLRLTPSIIPQELRLVHLRIVVEGILFERIFEADPDIEYTFAWNKRNVYKQKVYGLARVLVSLGYEYTSCDQPIWSTQSTTLPGHDMDVSELGGWNLDVHHRYNFQQGVLQKGDGSALYLAQAPRVMALLAGTGEPRPLLCSAAECSGGPARLQRLLAPSALAAGPDGSVYLADLNLVRRVTPEGQLYTVLRLRGAGDASCQLTLSPTDGHLYVSDPERYQVLRVHSLDKVDDPDSNFDVVVGSGERCLPRDNCGDGRPALEAKLAYPKGLAVAVDNSLYVADGSSIRVVDSRGIIDTLIGDPRGRRRWRPFPCAGALPVGEAKLRWPTELAINPLDNSLHFIDDHMVLRLTADQRLLVVAGQPVYCPQGEQDSNPLGALVSFAFGPTGELYVAEVDETDRQTVRALAPDGTLTLFAGCHQQREGCRAPGNATLAVESELRAVAALAATSDGVVHVADLGRRQVFSALPYLPEPDEQQEYQIAQPDSHELFVFNKYGQHVVTRSLLTGKAKYTFLYNVNTSFGKLSAVTDTSGNKVAFLRDSANSLHTIETARGHKCRVHVAQDKLLESFVDPDGLQTHFLYGPGGLLASRYDVTGATFHYAYDEAGRLSQLVTPSGLVRRLSFSLAPSGAASVSVGDSLEVITVRPGSVQCSRGGMAAETTTTRPYGGLLLSTPWKAAALLWEAGPHRVLEHLLPVQAGMFPMPLSQTLLWDGKPSDRRLEWRYELKLAKGAISAVERALLVNGSQYLTAEYDWVAAREIIYNGSRRPLLVVQYDSFARPVQWLPTGGSRLPLNAAYDRLGRPSGWQRGPLAQTLAYDRLGRLVEVRAADGSALRYAYEAGASQPSRVLLPSGRAFAFGYDEHGGLEHVRTPRDGARHAFLLLASIGFYRLSYTAPGGSGAYVLHLDDRGLPLLRIFPGDRGRVLYRYNALAQPTEVVFGGGKVQRNYTAAGLVRAESWSEEDVQVRHEYFYDGPLLSQCVARFYSQFQLTTAHFQYRYDSRMRMRALGVRVGTLQFPETELAFSAGGRLVQLDAFRITRDGTAGNMTLSDGTAAFSRHLDTLGRLQQSTLRVGDKELFRMELQYDTRGRVAQTRTLMRLAGGVQLRTHNFSYDADGQLTEMLGKDHWRFSYDAGGNIVTMQYMGNKIEILHDAGDHVLRFGETPFVVDGRGFVVQRGEERFAYNTRGQLVRAQRPRRGRYEVRYFYDARGRLAMRKDHLGNLTQFFYADPARPTLVTHVYNNADGRGMTLLYDERGFLVQLRVNRDSFYVACDQAGSPTLVFDRHGDALKEVYRGPYGHIIYDSAPLLYVPVDFRGGILDPLTGLVHFGERIYDSLMGRWMTPQWDHALRLRDVRDLHLYQFNRNDPVNLHPERPAGDSDQELPDWVESQGLGLSGLGLSGWPPKDEQRPISDDYDEDDETAALPWRLPAVSGTACAARRRLRGFSQLSSVEPSALGRRRPQEGLLPRRLSRGAAPFGRGLSVSRVDGRAVVRSAERADPIRRDVFVSVFNNSHLVDLHPVLQGRDAFYFVKDSAWRFHEDVTQLQRLGAAVNTTVHQGDVSDVRLHTPHAVLNLRYGAPPDRERQRILWHAKKHALSQRWAHERQLLLADAHGAAAWSDQDKEHILRAGSAPGYRADYFHPVDAYPELADDPSNLVFRKLS; encoded by the exons ATGGACTCCCTGCACCGGCGGCCGTACGCGAGCTCCGAGTCATGGCCCGAGAGCCCACCGGAGCCGGCGCCCGCAGTGCCGCCCCGCAACGCGTACGCCGAGCCGCCCAGCTACAGCGAGACCACAGGCCCCATGGTGCCGCCGGCCGCGAGCCGTGTCAACCCGCAGCTCATCATCGAGGCACCTCCAGCCGCCTCCACTTCCCTCGCGGCCGCGCTCACCCAGCGGCTAAGGCCGCGCAGCGGCTGGCAGTGGGCCTGCCTGGCGCTGGCCGCCCTcgcggctaccctggccgcggcgCTTGCCTACGTGGCCGCCGCCGGACCTGCAGCCAAGCCTTGCGTGCTGCTGGACGCGGCGGCCGAGAGCCTGTCCGCTTCCGCGCCGCCTCCGCCACACctgcacaacaacaacaaccagcagcaacagcaacacaACCAGCAGCAGCACAATCAACAGCACCAGCATAATCAGCAGCAACCTGCCGCGCGGGAGCCGTGCCGGCCGCCCGCGCAGGCTGACGCATACACCGAGGTGGAGCTGGGCGCCCGCCTCACCCATCACCTGGAGGCGCACGACGCTTGGAACGTGCGCTTCGAGCAGCCCGAGGCCGCGTTCGTGCGTTTCAACGTGACCGCGCCGCAGGGCGCTCGGCTCGCCCTGCTGGCCAGGCGTAACGAGCCGCCATCGCTGACCGCCCGCGACGTGGCCGAAGTGGTGGCCACAGCAGGGGGACACCGGTCGGCAGTC CTGGAAGAGGTTGACCTGATTCATTTCCTGGAACCCGGCACGTGGTTCCTGTCGCTGATCAACGACGACCCGCTACCGGTGTCGCTAGCCCTGCAGCCGGCTATTGCCCGGGACGTGCCGACCAGCTGCCCCAGCCAGTGCCACGGCCACGGCAGCTGCCGCCTGGGACAGTGCCACTGCTTCCCGGGGTACATCGGGCTGGACTGCGCGGACAGCGTTTGCCCCGTGCTCTGCAGCGGCCACGGCCGCCTCGTCCAGGGGCGCTGCCGCTGCGAGCCCGGATGGAAAGGCGCCGAGTGCGCCGTGCGTGACGACCTCTGCGAGCTGCCCGACTGTTCGGGACACGGCCGGTGCGTGCGCGGCCGGTGCATCTGCGAGCCAGGATTCGGCGGCGACAACTGCGAGCGGCCCGACTGCCCAGACCCGGAGTGCGGCTCCCGCGGCGCCTGCGTCCAGGGCCGCTGCTGGTGCAAGCCCGGGTGGCGCGGTGCGAACTGCAGCGACGCCGACGAGCGGCTCAGCCGCTGCCTGCCGGACTGCTCGGCGCACGGCGTTTACGACCTGGAGCGCGAGTCATGCGTCTGCTTCGAACAGTGGACTGGCGACGACTGCAGCCGGG CCAAGTGTGAACTGGACTGCGGATCCCGGGGCCGCTGTGAAGAAGGTCACTGCACTTGCGAGCCGGGCTGGACTGGCGGTCGGTGCGAGCTGCGCGAGTGTGACCAGCGCTGCTTGCAACACGGCCAGTGTAACAACGGTACCTGCGTGTGCATCCAGGGATGGATGGGCCAGCATTGCACGTTAG ACGGCTGCCCCGAGGGCTGCCACAGCCACGGCCAGTGCGTTCGCGACGGTGAGCGCTGGCGTTGCGCCTGCCTGGCCGGCTGGGCAGGTCGCGACTGCAGCGTGCCGCAGGAGACGCAGTGCAGCGACAAGGCGGACAACGACAAGGATGGCCTGGTGGACTGTGCCGACAGCGAGTGCTGCTACCGGCCCGAGTGCAGCGAGAGCCTGCTCTGCCTTTCATCGCCGGAGCCGCAGGACATCCTGCTGCGCAAGCAACCACCTGCCGTGACGGCGTCCTTTTACCAGCGCATGAAGTTCCTGATCGAGGAGGACAGCGTGCAGAGCTACTCGCACCGCGACGAGTACTCCGAGAG CCGAGTGTCAGTGATTCGCGGGAGGGTCACCGGCAAGGAAGGCAATGGTATCGTCGGCATCCGCGTCAGCGTCGCCACGGACCCGCAGTTCGGCTTCACGCTGACTCGCAACGACGGATG GTTCGACATCTTGGTCAACGGCGGCGGCGCAGTGACGCTACAGTTCCAGCGCAACCCGTTCCATCCCATAAAGCGCACTGTGCTCGTTCCTTGGAACACCATTGTGGTCATGGGCCACGTGGAGATGGCGGTGCTGGGGGGCGAGCCGGCCGAAGAGGGCGGTCGCCGACTACAGCAGGCCGCCTGCGAGGCGCACTCGTACCAGCGCATGCAGCCTGTGCTGTACCAGAGCGCGCGGCCGACCGGCGGTTGCGGCGGGTCGGCCGTGCTGGCCGAGAGTCGCGAGTTGCAGGAGACGCTGCAGGTACCCGGATCCGGGCTGCAGCTCGTGTACCGCAGCGGTCAGGCGCAGGGATACCTGGCCACGCTGCACCTGCGCCTCACGCCGTCAATCATCCCTCAGGAGCTGCGCCTGGTGCACCTGCGCATCGTAGTCGAGGGCATCCTGTTCGAGCGTATCTTCGAGGCAGACCCGGACATCGAGTACACGTTTGCCTGGAACAAGCGCAACGTCTACAAGCAGAAGGTCTACGGGCTGGCGCGTGTGCTCGTCTCATTGGGCTACGAGTACACCTCTTGCGACCAACCCATTTGGAGCACGCAGTCGACCACGCTGCCGGGTCACGACATGGATGTGTCCGAGCTGGGCGGCTGGAACCTGGACGTGCACCACCGGTACAACTTCCAGCAAGGCGTGTTGCAGAAGGGCGACGGGTCGGCGCTGTACCTAGCACAAGCGCCACGTGTCATGGCCCTGCTGGCCGGAACGGGTGAGCCGCGCCCACTACTGTGCAGCGCAGCCGAGTGCAGCGGAGGCCCCGCGCGGCTCCAACGGCTGCTAGCGCCTTCGGCGCTGGCTGCTGGCCCCGACGGCAGCGTCTACCTGGCAGACCTGAACCTGGTGCGGCGCGTGACGCCCGAGGGCCAACTGTACACCGTGCTGCGGCTGCGCGGTGCAGGCGACGCCTCGTGCCAGCTCACGCTCAGCCCCACCGACGGCCACCTGTACGTGTCCGATCCCGAGCGCTACCAGGTGCTGCGCGTCCACTCGCTCGACAAGGTCGACGACCCGGACTCGAACTTCGACGTAGTCGTGGGCAGTGGCGAAAGGTGCCTGCCCCGCGACAACTGCGGCGACGGTAGGCCTGCGCTGGAGGCCAAGCTGGCCTATCCGAAGG GGCTGGCCGTTGCTGTAGACAACAGCTTATATGTGGCCGACGGCAGCAGCATCCGTGTCGTTGACAGCCGTGGCATTATCGACACGCTTATCGGCGATCCTCGAGGCCGCCGACGCTGGCGACCGTTTCCGTGCGCCGGAGCGCTGCCCGTGGGCGAGGCCAAGCTGCGGTGGCCCACTGAGCTTGCCATCAATCCGCTCGACAACTCTCTGCACTTCATCGACGACCACATGGTGCTCCGACTGACAGCCGACCAACGGCTCCTCGTGGTGGCCGGCCAACCCGTCTATTGTCCACAGGGCGAACAGGACAGTAACCCGCTGGGCGCCCTAGTGAGCTTTGCGTTCGGCCCCACGGGTGAACTGTACGTGGCCGAAGTGGACGAGACCGACCGTCAAACCGTGCGAGCCCTCGCGCCCGACGGCACGCTCACGCTTTTCGCCGGATGCCATCAGCAGCGTGAGGGCTGCCGTGCGCCGGGCAATGCCACCTTGGCTGTGGAGAGCGAGCTTCGTGCCGTGGCCGCGTTGGCAGCCACCAGCGATGGCGTGGTCCATGTGGCAGACCTGGGGCGCCGGCAGGTGTTCTCAGCGCTGCCCTATCTTCCGGAGCCAGACGAACAGCAGGAGTATCAGATCGCGCAGCCCGACAGCCATGAGCTGTTTGTGTTCAACAAGTACGGCCAGCATGTGGTCACTAGAAGCCTGCTCACCGGAAAAGCCAAGTACACGTTCCTCTACAACGTCAACACCAGTTTCGGCAAGCTCAGCGCTGTTACCGACACGTCCGGAAACAAG GTGGCCTTCTTGCGCGACTCGGCCAACAGTCTGCACACAATCGAGACTGCGAGAGGACACAAGTGCCGGGTGCACGTGGCACAAGACAAGCTCCTCGAGTCGTTCGTAGATCCAGACGGGCTGCAGACGCACTTCCTATATGGACCGGGCGGCCTCCTAGCCAGCCGGTACGATGTAACCGGCGCCACCTTCCATTACGCGTACGACGAGGCCGGCCGCCTGAGTCAGCTGGTGACGCCCAGCGGACTTGTGCGTCGATTGTCGTTCTCGTTAGCTCCTTCGGGAGCCGCATCTGTGTCCGTCGGTGACTCGCTCGAGGTGATCACCGTGCGGCCAGGCAGCGTACAGTGCAGCCGAGGGGGCATGGCTGCTGAGACGACAACGACGCGGCCGTACGGCGGCCTGCTCCTTTCGACGCCCTGGAAGGCAGCCGCACTCCTCTGGGAAGCCGGACCACACCGCGTCCTCGAGCACTTGCTACCCGTGCAGGCCGGCATGTTCCCTATGCCGCTGAGCCAGACGCTGCTCTGGGACGGCAAGCCCAGCGACCGCCGGCTCGAGTGGCGCTACGAGCTCAAGCTAGCCAAAGGCGCCATCTCCGCCGTAGAACGCGCGCTCCTGGTGAACGGCAGCCAATACTTGACGGCCGAGTACGATTGGGTGGCAGCACGTGAGATCATTTACAACGGCTCGCGACGACCACTGCTCGTCGTACAGTACGACAGCTTCGCGCGGCCAGTCCAGTGGCTGCCTACGGGAGGTTCACGTCTGCCGCTAAACGCCGCTTACGACCGGTTGGGCCGGCCCAGCGGCTGGCAGCGCGGACCGCTCGCCCAAACGCTTGCCTACGACCGACTGGGCCGCCTTGTAGAGGTGCGAGCGGCCGACGGCAGCGCGCTTCGTTATGCCTACGAGGCCGGAGCCAGTCAACCCAGCCGCGTACTTCTGCCCAGCGGCCGCGCATTCGCCTTCGGATACGATGAGCATGGCGGCCTGGAACACGTGCGCACGCCGCGCGACGGCGCGCGCCACGCCTTCCTACTACTTGCATCGATCGGCTTCTACCGACTCAGTTACACGGCACCCGGAGGGTCGGGCGCCTACGTGCTCCACCTGGACGACCGAGGCCTACCACTGCTGCGCATCTTCCCGGGAGACCGGGGTCGCGTGCTCTACCGCTACAACGCCCTGGCGCAGCCGACCGAAGTCGTGTTCGGCGGAGGCAAGGTGCAGCGCAACTACACAGCCGCCGGCCTAGTACGCGCCGAGAGCTGGAGCGAGGAGGACGTGCAAGTGCGCCACGAGTACTTCTACGACGGGCCTCTGTTGAGCCAGTGCGTGGCACGCTTCTACAGCCAGTTCCAGCTGACCACGGCGCACTTCCAGTACCGCTACGACTCGCGGATGAGGATGCGCGCTCTGGGCGTGCGCGTGGGCACCCTCCAGTTCCCCGAGACCGAGCTAGCCTTTTCGGCGGGAGGCCGCCTCGTGCAGCTGGACGCGTTCCGGATCACACGGGACGGCACTGCCGGCAACATGACGCTCTCGGACGGTACGGCCGCTTTCAGCCGCCACCTGGACACGTTGGGCCGGCTACAGCAATCTACTCTGCGCGTCGGTGACAAGGAGCTCTTCCGCATGGAATTGCAGTACGACACGCGCGGACGAGTTGCTCAGACGCGCACGCTCATGCGGCTAGCCGGAGGTGTCCAGCTACGGACACACAACTTCTCGTACGATGCCGACGGACAGCTGACGGAAATGCTTGGCAAGGACCACTGGCGCTTCAGCTACGACGCCGGCGGCAACATCGTTACCATGCAATACATGGGCAACAAGATCGAGATCTTACACGATGCCGGCGACCACGTGCTTCGCTTCGGCGAGACGCCGTTCGTGGTCGATGGCCGTGGTTTCGTGGTTCAGCGCGGCGAAGAACGCTTCGCGTACAACACGCGGGGCCAGCTGGTACGCGCCCAGCGGCCCCGGCGCGGTCGCTACGAAGTGCGCTACTTCTACGACGCGCGAGGCCGCCTCGCCATGCGCAAGGACCACCTCGGTAACCTGACGCAATTCTTCTACGCCGACCCGGCACGGCCGACGCTCGTCACGCACGTGTACAACAACGCCGACGGCCGTGGCATGACGCTGCTGTACGACGAGCGCGGCTTCCTGGTGCAGCTGCGCGTCAACAGGGACTCTTTTTATGTGGCATGTGACCAGGCGGGCAGCCCGACGCTCGTCTTCGACCGCCACGGAGACGCGCTCAAGGAGGTGTACCGTGGACCGTACGGGCACATCATCTACGACTCGGCGCCCCTGCTGTATGTACCGGTGGACTTCCGCGGCGGCATCCTCGACCCACTCACGGGCTTGGTGCACTTCGGCGAGCGCATCTACGATTCGCTCATGGGCCGCTGGATGACGCCGCAGTGGGACCACGCGCTGCGCCTGCGCGACGTGCGGGACCTGCACCTCTACCAGTTCAACCGCAACGACCCCGTTAACCTGCACCCGGAGCGGCCAGCCGGAGACTCCGACCAGG AGCTTCCCGACTGGGTGGAGAGCCAAGGCCTCGGCCTCTCGGGCCTGGGACTGTCCGGCTGGCCGCCGAAGGACGAGCAGCGGCCGATCAGCGACGACTACGACGAGGACGACGAGACGGCGGCCCTGCCGTGGCGACTGCCCGCGGTGTCCGGCACGGCTTGCGCGGCGCGGAGGCGGCTTCGCGGCTTCTCGCAGCTCTCCAGCGTCGAGCCGTCGGCGCTGGGGCGGCGGCGACCGCAGGAAGGGCTGCTGCCGCGCCGGCTGAGCCGGGGCGCGGCGCCGTTCGGCCGCGGCCTCAGCGTGTCGCGCGTGGACGGGCGCGCCGTGGTGCGCTCGGCGGAGCGCGCCGACCCCATACGCCGCGACGTGTTCGTCTCGGTGTTCAACAACTCGCACCTGGTGGACCTGCACCCGGTGCTTCAGGGCCGCGACGCCTTCTACTTCGTCAAGGACAGTGCGTGGCGCTTCCACGAGGACGTGACGCAGCTGCAGCGGCTCGGCGCCGCCGTCAACACGACCGTGCACCAGGGCGACGTGTCGGACGTGCGCCTGCACACGCCGCACGCGGTGCTCAACCTGCGCTACGGGGCGCCGCCCGACCGCGAGCGGCAGCGCATCCTGTGGCACGCCAAGAAGCACGCGCTCAGCCAACGCTGGGCGCACGAGCGCCAGCTGCTGCTCGCCGACGCGCACGGCGCCGCCGCCTGGAGCGACCAGGACAAGGAGCACATCCTGCGCGCCGGCTCGGCGCCCGGTTACCGCGCCGACTACTTCCACCCCGTGGACGCTTACCCGGAACTGGCCGACGACCCGTCCAACCTGGTGTTCCGAAAACTGAGCTGA